The following DNA comes from Ferrimicrobium sp..
TTGTTTGTGTGTTGTGAATAGAGGAAGGTTTGCTGGTCTAGCGCTACGTGGAGTCGTCCTTTTGGCGGTATTTGGGGTCGGATATGTTGTCCGTGCTGCATCCTCGCCAGCGTCGCGGGGCCGGTTAGCACGAACTGAGCGGGTGATAACCGTTACCGATGGTACGGCGTCCCAGGCAATACCTGCATCAGGAACTATTGAACCGGCAACTGAGCGCACAGCTACCTTTGCGACTTCCGGCACCGTCAATACGGTAAGTGTAGCGATTGGACAATCGGTGAGCGTTGGCCAGGAACTGGCGACCCTGGAGACTGCGCCGCTCGCCGCTGCCGTAGCTCAGGCTCAGGCACAATTAGCAAGTGCCCAGGCCAAGTTGAGTACCGATGAGGCTGGAGGGGCGATCGCGATCACCGTCAACGCTGATAACGCTGCTGTCAGTGCAGCAAACCTTGCTCTCTCTATTGCCCAGGCAAACCTGGGGGACGCTACGTTAAGAGCTCCGGTAGCGGGAACGGTAGTGGCAGTTACCCTTACTCCTGGCCTACAGGTATCAGGTACTGTAAATGCTGCAGGTGCTGCCCCGGGGATTACCATCATAAGTTCGAATTCATGGGTAGTCGAGGCGGCAGTCAGTGACGCAAGCATTGCTGGCGTCACCATTGGCGAGCAGGCGATCATTACTCCGCAGGGTTCGACTACAAGCGTATATGGGACCGTTTTGTCTGTCGGCCTCGTCGCGAATGTATCTGGTGGAGTCGCGTCCTTCCCGGTAACTGTCGCGATAACCGGTTCGCCGTCGGGACTCTATACGGGTCTCCCTGCGAATCTCTCTTTAACTACCCGGGTGCAGGCGAACGTGATTGAGATTCCCGTTTTAGCTGTACACTCGCTCACATCGCATCCTTATGTCATTGTTGAGACAGGTACAACCAAGGTGCCTACCTCTGTCACGTTGGGGTCGGTTATTGGCGCCAACGTTATTGTGTTGCACGGTCTCTCTGTAGGTGCCCGAATCCTCGAGAGAATCCCCTCATTTGCGAAGTCGCTAGGGGTGCCTGGCGGCAGAGCCGGAGGTGGCAAGCGCGGCGGTAAGGGCGGAGGTGGCATTGGTGGAATCTGATCAAAATGCTGGTCGGGATCTGTTAGTCCTTGAGAATATAGGAAAACGATACCAACTTGGACATCTCTTTGTCGAGGCTCTCCGTGGTGTCAGTTTTACGGTAGTTGCCAAGGAGTATATCGCGATAACTGGACCGTCGGGTTCTGGGAAGTCGACCCTCATGCATCTCATTGGATGCCTTGACGTTCCCACCTCAGGCGACCTGAGTATTGCAGGAGAACTAGTCCGCGATCTCAGCCAAGCCCAGCTCGCTGAGATACGTAATCGTCGCATAGGCTTTGTTTTTCAACAATTCAACCTGTTGCGGACCATGACCGCTCTGCGCAATGTCGAGCTCCCGCTCCTCTATGCCGGAGTACCAAGGAAGGAGCGACGAGAGCGTGCAGCGGCGCTTCTTGAACGTGTAGGGCTCGGAAACCATCTGAATCATCGCCCAATGGAGCTCTCAGGCGGACAACAGCAGCGTGTCGCCATCGCCCGCGCGCTCGTTGGGGATCCTAGCATTATTCTAGCTGATGAGCCGACAGGGAATCTTGACTCCCATAGCGCTGAGGAGATCCTCGGAATTTTCGAGGAACTCAACCAGCTTGGGCGCACGTTGGTTGTTATCACCCACGATGCTAGCGTTGCCGCCAGAGCTTCTCGTGCGCTTCATATTCGCGATGGTCAATTGCAGGAAGTCTCATGACCTGGGGCCAACTCGTACGAAGCGCACTCGAGGCGATCCAGTGGAACCGTCTGCGCTCCCTCTTGACCGTGCTCGGTATCGTGATCGGCATAGCTGCGGTGATGATGACGGTTGGCCTTGGCGAGGGTGCACAGGCCAAGGTCAGCTCCAAGATTGCCTCACTCGGAAGTAACCTTCTTACCGTTGCCCCCGGAAGTACCTCTGCTGCTCCCGGTGTGCGCCGAGGCCTCGGAAGTGCATCCACGCTAACGATGGCAGATGCTGCTGCCCTGTCGTCTCGTGTCGTGGCCCCGGCGGTTGTTGCGGTTGCTCCACTCGTAAGCCAACACGAGACATTAACGAATGGGGCGATTGACTGGCCAACAACAGTGGATGGAACCACTCCGTCGTGGCTGACCATTCGGTCTCGATCGGTCGAGATCGGCAGATTTATCAACGCACAGGACGAAGCGTCAAACGCCGACGTTGTGGTGCTTGGAGCGCTAACCGCCCAAGAACTCTTCAGCTCAGCTAACCCGATTGGTAGAGTAGTTGATGTTGGTCCGCTGCCGATGACCGTGATCGGCGTGTTGGCACCTGTTGGTTCTGGAACATCGGCGACATCGAACCAAGATGACCTAGCTATTGTGCCGATCTCTACCGCGCAAGGTTCTTTGTTTGGGACCGCTGCCAACGATTCGGTCCAGTCGATTCTCTTGCAGGCCACCAGTTCATCGACGCTGTCGGCTGCCTATCAGGAGGCGGACCACGAACTCATGATGCTCCATGGAGTTACCAACCCAGCAAACGCTGACTTTACCATCACCGCAGAACAATCCCTCTTTAGCGCAGCAACCTCGATATCGGCCACATTGACGGCACTTCTCGCTGGGATAGCGACGGTGTCACTGCTGGTTGGCGGGATCGGCGTCATGAATATCATGCTGGTCTCTGTGACCGAACGAACGAGAGAGATAGGCCTTCGCAAGGCACTAGGAGCAAAGCCTAGCGATATTCGTCGTCAGTTCTTGGTTGAGGCTTCGGTCCTCGGAGTGTCCGGAGGTCTTGTTGGAGCTGCACTGGGTTTACTTGGGCAGTTAGTACTGCCGTCGGTCATCTCGAATCCGGTCATTATCCCTCCGATTGTTACGGTCGCTGCCGTTGCGGTGGCGTTGATCATCAGTCTCCTGTTCGGTGTCTATCCAGCAGCTCGCGCTGCACAGCTCTCTCCGATTGACGCGCTGCGGTCTGAATAACGAGAAGGGAAAACAGTTTGAATCGACGTATTCGTGTGATGGCCAGTGTGCTAGCAGGTGGTGCGATGCTCGCAGCCTGTGGGTCCGCGACTTCGAGCACAAGCTCCACTGCATCCTCCAAGACCTCTTCTACTCCTACAAAGCATCCACCAAGGATTGCTGCAAGCGGGACCATTGCTGCTGTGTCACCATCAGCCTCGAACATGCAGGTTCAAGGAACTGCTACCGGTGAAACGACGGTTGGATGGACTTCTGCGACCAAATTCACGCAGACTACCACGATTTCGCCAGCTTCACTTACGGTCGGATCGTGCGTAGTAGCTATCGAACACACTCCGCGTGGTTCTCGTGTCCCGGTGGTTCGCTCGATAATGGTCGAGACGAACGCTACCAGTTGTGCTGGTTTACCGGCGAGTGCAGGCACAACAAAACACCATGGAACACATGCGCGTAAAGGCGCTAAGAGACGCCACCTTCTACGGGGAAGAATTACCCGAGTATCATCGACATCTATCACCTTGTCGGTAACCTCAGGTTCCACTTCCCAGACTCTCACCCTCCCACTCAGAGCAACGACTTCTGTCATCGCTCACCAGAGCGCCACGAGCAGCGATCTCTTCGTCGGCCGATGCGTGGTTGTCGAGGGGTCTACTAGCTCCATTGGGGTGGTAACTGCGCGTCGCATCGGTATCTCTTTGCCGACTAACGGATCCTGCAGGATGGTCGGGGGTGGGACGTCTTTGTTGTCAGGGAATACCGGTGCGTAATAACTTCCGCCGCCTTCTGAAGGTCGTGGCCGTCGTCGTAGTGGTTGGCGGAGCGACGGTTGTTTTCATCTCCCGCCCTGCACCACCGGCCTACCAACTCGCCTACGCGAAACCAGAGGCGGTTACTGCAACGATTAGTGCGGTTGGTGCGCTAGCGCCAACCGCTCAGGCCGTGGTTCCTCCCCCGATGAGCGGAACCATCGCTTCGATTGCAGTTCGGGTCGGTCAGAGAGTGACAGCTGGCGAGACGTTAGCCACGGTCTCGCCATCTGCACAGGCATCTCGGGCAAGGATCACCGATGCGTCCGCACTAGCCCAGGCCGAAGCTGCACTAGCCCAGGCCGAGCAGCCCACCTCAGTCCCGACACTAAAGAGTTCCACTAGCAGTTTGAGCGCCCTGCAATCCGATGTTAGCGCCATCCGTAAGACGCTTTTGGAGCTATGTCCAACGACTCATTCGGCTGCTTGTGGATCCCTCAACACGGAACTGAGTAGGTTGTCCTCTCAGTTAAGCGCCAAGACATCGGATGCTAGCGCTCCTAGCCCAGAGGCAACCAGCACCTCAAGTGCTATCATCGCAGCTGATCAAGCTATCGTGACAGCCGATCAGAGTGCCCTCTCGTCCGCCTTGCAGGTCCAATCGAGTACATTCGTATCGCCCATAGCGGGTACGGTAGCCACACTGTCACTCGCTGTTGGTCAGGTGGTCCGTGCCCAATCTACCTCTACCGCGATCACCGTAATTCAACCGAGTAGGTCAGAGGCAGTTGTTCCCATTGCCATCGCTACCGCACATCAACTTCATGACGGTGACCAGGCGAGCATCCTTCCTCTAGGAAGTCGCCATGCAACAAGTGGTCAAGTCACATCCATTGGAACCACTCCGACCACGAATCAAGCGACAGGGGCTACCACTGTCTCCGTTGCCGTTTCAGTCAATCATTTGACACTGCCAGTATTTGACGGAGCGCAGGCACTTGTGACCATTGATATTGCGCACAGCGCTGATGTATTAGCCGTGCCTACATCGGCGATCTTCTACAAGGGTGGACACCCAACGGTGCTCGTGGATAACCCGAAAGGCATAGTTTCCGATACCGTGAGAGTCGGTATCGTAGGCGCCGACTATACGTCTATTCTTGGAGGTCTTAGCGACGGGGTACCGGTGGTGTTGGCTTCCTTGGATCGGCCATTACCTGTCCCGGTGAAACCAATCGGTGGCTTTGGCAAAGCATTTGGCCAAGGTGGCGCCAGACGTAAAGTTCCCAGATTGTGAATCGACTCTATCAAAGAAACGGATGCTGGTAGCAGGCCCGAAGACCTGGTGGATGCGTGGTCATCACGGCATCGCGCGTGGTCGCTGCGTACATCAGACCGTGCCTGTGGGTGCAAATAGCTATGATAAGCACCGCTACATCAGGTAGCTGTTCGGACAGCTGGTCGGCGCCAACGGCATCGAGGCGCGAGATACAGGAGTTCACTCGAGCGGCCCACTGGAACGATGCGTCATTCGTTGGTCTTTGTGCATTTTGACCTCATGTCTCTCCGACATCTTTTCCTTGGCATGCTTTTGTTGTGGGTAGGTGACGCCTCTGCCAAGATTGATGGGCCTCTCACCAGCACGTCAAGGACGCTACCTTCTCTTGGCACTACGTGTCGGTAAGTTTTTCCCAGGCCTAGCCCTCGATGACGACCTTGGGAAAATTTGGGAGGTGTGGAGTGCCTGAGGGTTTGTTCCCATCTCGTGCAACAGATGAGGTGTCGTCGGGAAAGTATCTAGTATGGGGTTGCGGCATGCGAAGGGGATCGAGAGCGATGACGGAGTGACTGGGGAAGATCTCAGGTATGAAATCGTGGTCCGTTCGCTATTAGATCCGATCTATCGGTTTTATCGACGTCGCGTTGGTCCAGATGTGTGCGATGACCTCACCGTTGAAACCTTCGCCGTGGTGTTCTCGCGTTTGCCAAGCTATAGCTCTGAACGCGGTGCTCTCCGACCGTGGGTCTTCGGTATCGCGGCCAACGTCTTGCGGCATCATTGGAGGGACGAGCAGGCCCGTCTGGCACGCGAGGCGAGGCTGGGAGGCATGGCCATGACGGACACCCGTCCAGAAGACCCAAGCGATGGTTACCTTGAGCTTGATGCCACGATCGCCCGCGCGCTTTTAGGGCTCAATGATGAAGATCGGCTGGTGCTGTTGCTGTATGCCTGGGAGGAGCTGAGTCCCGGCGAGATCGCCCAGGCTTTGGCGTTGCCAGCGGGTACGGTTCGTTCACGCCTCTCGCGGGTCCGCGCACGGTTACGCGAGGAACTGATGCGAGATGGGGGTCCGTCGGGGACGATAGAGGATGGGCGCACTTCGACGTTGAAGGAGGATGGATGGACGAATTAGACCTGTTGCGCGGTTTTCATGCGGATCGAAGTGTGGCCTCCAGGGGCCTGAGGGATCGAGTCGTGGCGCTTGGTTCGTCCAAGACTCAGATGGGTTCCGAGGGAAACACGCTGGCTTCTATGGCGCCTATCAGCTCAGCAAATCTTGCCAGCTCCAGCAAGGATGGCATGGATCCATTAGCAGGACAGCAGCAGCGCCGCACTAGGGGGTTGTATCGAAACAAGGTGCTTACCAGTGTTGTGGCGTTACTCCTGGTAGTCGGAGGGGTGGCCGGGTTTGCGTTGAGCCACACCCAGCAACAAGGAGGTACTGCTCTCGGCGGTGTTGGGGTGATAGAGCTTGCTTACCATCGTCTTCTCGCTGTGCGATCCCTACATTTTCAGACTACCGAACAGATTGAAGCTGGGTCGACTCCGGAGACGATTACCACGACCGGGGTAGTAACCGGAGTCGAGAATGGTCCATCGGGAGTGGCTGAACGTGCGTTGACGACGTCGGCGACGCCACAGGGGAAGACAGCGGTGGAACTTATCCTCGCCCATCGCGTGCTCTATGTACGACGCGTGGCACCGAGCCCAACAGCACTGAGAACGGCGACATATTTTGGATATCGAGTGAGTTCTTCGGGTCCTCCGGCAACGCTTGGCGTGCAAAACCCGATCCATGCAGGCCCGGTTACCTTGCTTCGGCGCTTTGCTCAGAGTGGAGTGGTGACGACCTCGCAGTCGGCCAATATCGACGGTCAGGTGGTGACGCGTTATCAGGCCCGGGTGAAGATAGGAGCAATTTTGAAGGCCGACGCTGGTGAGATTCCGTCCACCCTGCGTTCGGAGATGCAGCTTCTGGGGAAGGATGCCCCGGTTGCGCTATGGATTAACCGGCACGGCCAACTGCTACGGGAGGTGGTAACCGTCCCCTTCACGGTCAGCGGTTACCAGTTCTACACCATCGACACGTTGAACTTTAGTGCGTACAACGTACCAGTTACCGTCACGGCGCCGTCGACTGCACGGGTGACCTTTGAGAGCAGCCTCACCAAGCTCGTGCAAGCTGTGGAGGGTTAGATGAGCGATAGGAATGACTCCCACAGGGAGGACGTAGCGGATGCACTCGAGCCAGGCAGTTGCAAAAGTCTGGTCGGATTGGCTTTTCTGGTTCCAAGCGGCGTGTTGTTTGGTGGGGTTGAGCTCTATACGATCGTGGCCCACAAGCACCTACACTCCCCTGTCCTGGGCATCATAGCAATCATATGGTGCGCTTTTGGCGGTACCCTACTTGCAGTGGTTGTCCTGCGGAACCTTTTTCCAGAGCTCGATCGGTCTCGCGATGCACTCCTCGGGTGGTCACAGCTGCCTCGCACGAAGCGATACCTCGCTCTGGTCGATCGGGGTGAGCCCGTTGTTCTGTTCGGCGCTTCGGCCGTACACAAGCTGCGGAATCTTAACCGGATCTCCATGGTCGTGGCAACCCTTGTCGTTGCTGGCTCCACTTATGGATTGATCGTTACCGATTTCGTGCCTGCTTTGGAATCGCGCTCTAAAGGATCTGATCTGAGCGCACTGGCTCTGATCGGAGTCGTGCTCGTGACCTATGTCGTGAGTCGCCTGATCCGGGGGTGGGTGAACCGTCATGCCACAAGACGGGTCCGTTCGTGTCACCAGGATGGCTCATCCAGCTTCCCTGGTAACGCAAGGCATCGCACACCGGAAGGGAGAGCATGAGGATACAAATGGTAACTAGCAAGGAGGAAAGTGGGTTGCAAAAAATCGGTGAGCAAAGCTTGACGATCCTAGCAGCCGTCGGGTGTTATGGAGCATATGTGGTAGCCCTCACGGCTGGACTGGGAGCCTTCCTGCCGACCGCAGCCGCGTTTGTCGTGTCTCTAGTGACTCTAGGGTTGCTCGCCGTGTGCTTCTTCCCCAATAGCCGTCGGTATCATTTAGCCATTGACGATAGCGAAGCAGCCGATAGGACCAGCACAACCGACCGCGGAGAACAGGTTCAGGCTGCCTGAACGCTGACGCCTCGTTCGGTCGTAGGGGTGCTGTCCGACTCGACAAGGACTGACGTAACGGATCGTGCAAGGGTTGCACGAGCGCCCTTTCCTATTGGCAATTGACACTCGCCAAGGGCTCTCGGTCACCACCTTCCAAAACCCCCGTCAGTGCTGCTGTGGCCGAAGTTCCTGAGTGTGCGCTAGTGGCTCCAGTGCTTGGAAGGTTGTGAGTTGGGGCAACAGTTGCTTGAGCGAGAGTGAGACCGACTCTGATTCTGTCCTGATGAGCCGGACTTAGACATCGAGTACACGGTGTCCTTATTCTGAACCAGAGCCGATCTCAAGAAGCGCGACAAATGCGGTCGAAGCGCTCTGAGCGCAGAACTAACAAGCATCCAATGGCTCCAGCGGATGATGAACGTTTTGGGAGATCTCCAAGGTACCGTGTAGTCGAAGAAGGAGCCGCGAAGTGTTCACGAGTAGTCGACATACCCTGCTGTATCATACACTCCTACTAGTACATATCCTCGGCGCGATGACCTTCTTTGCTGGGGTCGTGCTCGCGGGCCTTGTGTTGGTAAGAGCGCGCCACGCCACAATGGCATCGGGGGTCGCAAGCATTCTCTCTCTCGCACGTATCGGCGTGTTGTTGGTCGCGATCGGTGCGCTGGTGGCTGGTGCATTTGGCTTGCTCCTCGTTTGGGTCGGTCACTATGGCTTTGGGTCTGGGTGGGTGGTCGCCGCCATCGTGACCTATGTCGGCGTCGTTGTCTTGGGGGGTTTGGGGGGCGCGATACCAAAGCGAGCAAGATTGCTAGCGACTGAACTGGGCCCGGTAGAGGTATCGCAACAGTTGCGAGATCTGCTTTGGGATACCCGGAGCCGTCTCTATAACGATGTTGCCTTTGTGCTGATGCTGGTATTGATCTACCTCATGGTATTCAAGCCTTGATATCGAGACCAGCTCCTTGAGGTTCCGAGGGGGGATGGCGGTCCCCGATGGTGGCATTGCGGGGTTGCTCGCGCCGCTGATGATGGGGATACGCAGGAGACGCTTGTCGCCAGTAGGGTTTTAGTGAGGTTGTGTGTGCAAACGAAGAGGAGATTGTGGTGAGTGACGAAACGATTCGACTAGGTGCGACAGGGTTGAAGGTCTCCAGGCTATGCCTTGGGACGATGACGTTTGGCCTGCAAAGTGACGAGGAGGAGGCCATCAAGATTTTGGATCGAGCCTTCGAAGGTGGTATCTATTTCATTGATACTGCGGATGTCTACCCGCTCGGTGGCGGAGTGCGTTTGGCGGGAACCACAGAAGAGATCGTCGGACGTTGGCTCAAAGGGAAGCGCGATAAGGTGATCCTGGCGACAAAGTGTTTTGGAGCAATGGCGAAGGAGCCTTTCCATCAGGGCAACTCGCGCAAGCATATCTTTGATGCGGTGGATGCATCGTTAAAGCGACTCGGCACTGATTACCTCGATCTCTATCAGTTGCACCGCTACGACCCAGAGACGCCAATCGAAGAGTCACTCGGAGCCCTAGATGACCTGGTGCGTCTCGGCAAAGTTCGCTATGTAGGTTGTTCGAACTTCCCTGCATTTCGGCTGGCGAAAGCAAATGCAGTGGCCGAGGGCAGGGGCCTTGCGAGATTCTCTTCGGTCCAACCCCGGTACAACTTGCTGTATCGTATCATCGAGCGCGACCTTGTGGAGCTGGCGGTCGAGGACGGGATCGGCGTCATTCCCTACAATCCGATCGCCGGTGGACTCCTCTCAGGGAAGCACCGGTCTATCGATGCGCCGACGGAGGGGACACGCTTTAACTCGACGCCAGCGAGCGAACTTTACCGAGAGCGATACTGGCACGAGGAGATGTTCGCCACGGTAGAAAAGCTCCAGGCCATAGCGGCACGCGAAGACGTCAGCCTCGTCACACTCTCTGTTGCCTGGGTTATGCGCCAAAAGGGGATCACGTCACCGATCATTGGTGCCTCAAAGGTCGAGCAACTGACTGATTCTATGGCGGCATTGGAGTATCATCTCTCGGATGCAGTAGATGCAGAGTTGAAAGCACTGACTGAACAGTATCTGGCCGGGCCGTCATTGGTCTGAGATCGAGTTGGATCAAGGTTTTAGCGCTGAGGCCAGGCTGGACTAGAATGCCCTCAAACGCGGTGCGGAGGTAACGATGGGCGAAATAGGTAAAGTTGTGGGACTTGTGTTGGTTCTCGCGGCGATCGCAGGCCTGGTGGTGAGCTTTGTGGTGTGGCGCAAGCGGCGGCAGCCGACCGGTCTGATGATCCTCCGATCTGCGTTGCCAGATCGGGAGCGCCAACGGGTGGCTTATGCTCATCTTCGAGCGGGCACCCTCCCCGACGATCCAGAGCTCGCCGGGGTCGTCCGGGAGGTCGCCCAAGCGACGGTAAGTCAGTGGGACCCGACAGCGATTTATGGGACCGTTCTTGTGCTCCTCGCTGGCGAGTACCTGATGAAGCCAGATAGCATCCTGATCCTCTTTGGCGTAGGCTACTTGCTCGTCGCAGCGTGGGGTGTACGTTCACGTCGTCAGATGAGAGATCGGGCGCGACTGATCTTGGCCGACACCTGGCAGTGAGTGTTGCGTACGGACACTGCCACCTGGATTAATGCGTTCTAGGACAACGGGATCACTAGGTGCTGATCCTTCCGTGTCGGTCCTTTGCCTCTTCTCCTTCTGCATCGTTTCGTAGCAGCCTGGACGTTGCATAGTCGAAGCAACATCGATGACCCCTGGTGATGTTTATCATTGGGGCGTCAGGTCGTGCGTCGTTCCAGATGCGAGCAGGTAGTGACGACTTGTAAGTGAGCAGAGGTGTGTGGTCGTATGCTCGCAGAGTTGGCACGGCTCAGGAGTGGTGTAAATCGTCGCCCGCTGTGAACGCTCTTCGCAAAGCGAGTAGTCGTTGGCGAAGGTTCATCGGGGAACCTTGGTTCACTAAACTGGAGGTACGGTCATCTTGACAACAAGCACGCAATGGCAGCGCAATAGCGCAATGGAGCAAAAGAGCAAAAGAGTAAAAGAGCAATATAAGAGGAGAGGAGCAGAGCATGACTAAGACCTGGCAAGTGGCCCTGGATGAGGCGCGCGACAATCTTCGATCGGCGATGAAGGATCTACGCGGGGTGCGTGAGGATCTTCGCGAGGCAGCGCTCAATGGTGGCGAGGCTGCCATCTTTGGACTTGAGGGATGGTTGCTGCAATCCTCTATCGTCCCCACGACCCCCTTCATGGATCCAGAGATTTTTCCCTGGACGAAGACCCTGGAGGATGGGTGGAAAGATATACGCGAAGAGCTCGATATGATGTTAGACCGCAGAGATGACCTGCCGAACTTTCAAGAGATCTCTCGTGATGTCGCCTCGATCTCTGATGATGATCAATGGAAGACCGTCTTCTTCATGGGGTACGGTTATCGGTCGCAGGCGAACTGGGAGCGTTGCCCAAAGACGGCAGCTCTCCTCGAACAGGTTCCGGGTCTCACGACCGCCTTCTACTCGATACTGAGTCCGGGCAAGCACCTCCCCCCTCATCGTGGGCCGTATCGAGGTGTGTTGCGCTACCATCTCGGGCTGAGAATCCCAGAACCGGCGGAGCTCTGTGGTATCGAAGTTGGCGGTGAGACTCGTCACTGGGAAGAGGGGAAGAGTTTACTTTTTGATGATGGCTATCAACACAGCGCCTGGAACGATACAACCGAACTGCGAGCAGTGCTGTTCCTGGACATCGTCCGACCCATGTCGGGAGCTGCCAAGGTGGTCAACGATGCGTTGTTAAAGGCGATCGCCCTGTCACCATTTCTTCGCGACGCAAAGAAGCGACATGAGGCATGGGAGCGACGTTTCGAGGGAAGCATCCGACAATAGCATCGGTCGCAAGTCACGCTAGGTTTGTGGTCGCTTGATACAGAGTCTTGACAGTTCGGTGTGCCAGGTCTAGGATGGCAGGCAGTCGTTGTTGACTGCTAGACGTGGCGTTTGATGAATGAGAGCCCGACAGCATCTGCTGTCGGGCTTGTCGTTTTTTGGGCACTGTGGATTTGGGCACTGTGGATTTAGGGCACGGTGTTGCTAGGCATCGCGGAGGTTGGAGGGAACGGATATGAGGGTAATCGTCATCGGAGCGGGGGCCACGGGGCTCGGCGTTGCATGGGATCTCACCCTGCGTGGGATTGAGGTGATTGTCCTGGAGGCGCAGGAGATTGGTGCTGGGACCTCCGGGCGGTTCCATGGCCTTCTCCATAGCGGCGGCCGTTATCTGGTCACGGACCCATCGGCAGCCAAGGAGTGTTACCAGGAGAACATGTTGTTGCGTGACATCGCCAGCGAGGCCGTGGTTACGACCGGAGGTTACTTTGTCAAAAAGTACGGTGACGACGATGTCTTTGAGAGTAATTGGTTGGGTCAAGCTGAGAAGTTAGGCGTACCGGTGCATCCAGTGTCAGTTGGTGACCTTCGGGCGGAGATGGGGATGTTGACCGAACAGATTGAGCGGTCGTACTGGGTGCCTGATGGTGTGCTCGAGGGATTCAAGATGCTCGCGATGTTGGTGCAAGCGATCCAGGCGCGCGGGTCGAAGCTCTTCGAGCACACGAAGGCGACCGGGTTACGTCTTCAGGGTGATCGCGTCAATGGTGTTGCGGTGGAGGAGCGGTCAGGAGGCACTCGGGTCATCGATTGCGATGCGGTCGTCAATACCGCCGGTCCGTGGGCAGGTTTTGTGGCGCGTGATTGGGGACTCGATATCAGAGTTCAGCCATCGTATGGATTGATGTTGATTTTTGCGAACCGGCGACTCGATAAGGTTGTCAATCGGCTGAAATCTCCTAGCGATGGTGACATCTTCGTCCCCCACCAGGAAGTGGTGATTCTCGGCACTACGGATGTTGCCCAGCCGTCGCCGGAGGCTCCCCAACCACTGCGAAGTGAGGCCGTCAGGCTGATGGAGCTTGGATCTGAGCTTATTCCAGATCTTGGTTCCTGGAGAGTATTGCGTGGTTTTAACGGTGTACGGCCGCTGTATGAACCCTCGGGTATCGCCGGAGACTCGCGGACGGTATCACGGGATTTTGCGGTGCTCGATCATAGTGAACGAGATGGCCTGCTTGGAGCCTTCTCTGTACTGGGTGGCAAGTGGACCACTTTTCGCTTGATGGGGGAGGCGCTTGGCAACCAGCTCGCTACGA
Coding sequences within:
- a CDS encoding FAD-dependent oxidoreductase, whose protein sequence is MRVIVIGAGATGLGVAWDLTLRGIEVIVLEAQEIGAGTSGRFHGLLHSGGRYLVTDPSAAKECYQENMLLRDIASEAVVTTGGYFVKKYGDDDVFESNWLGQAEKLGVPVHPVSVGDLRAEMGMLTEQIERSYWVPDGVLEGFKMLAMLVQAIQARGSKLFEHTKATGLRLQGDRVNGVAVEERSGGTRVIDCDAVVNTAGPWAGFVARDWGLDIRVQPSYGLMLIFANRRLDKVVNRLKSPSDGDIFVPHQEVVILGTTDVAQPSPEAPQPLRSEAVRLMELGSELIPDLGSWRVLRGFNGVRPLYEPSGIAGDSRTVSRDFAVLDHSERDGLLGAFSVLGGKWTTFRLMGEALGNQLATTLNIDSPSRSREIAIDTKAPPPATVAVGDRGALLCECEQVYEADIAQTARSAMQRRFGTWFAMGPCQGTFCAHRVLGRGSEENFAKELNTLRREREHGLDAVGWGANARLIALEQSIAAQCLGEEL